The region GGGAACAGTCTCACGCAGCGGTGCTCGCCGCACTTCGCGAGAAGGGCGGGCTGGGCGCCCGAGGTCGCCCGGTAGACCATGCTGTTCAGCGTCAGCTGGTCGGGCGAGGTGAGTTCCTTGCCGGTGGCGTCCTTGTAGTCGGCTCGCAGGCCCGCGCCGAGCGGGTCAGCGATCAGCAGTTTCGCGGCTTCGACCATCTCGTCGCGACTGATGGGCGGCTGGACACCGTGCTGGGTGTCCGTCCGCTCGACCTTCCCGCTGTCGAGGTTGACCGTCTTGGTGACGAGCGAGTCGTCCTTGTAGTCGTAGAACGTGACGTCCGCGCGGCGCGGCGCGTTCGGGTCGTCGAGTTCGTTCTCCTCCGGGTCGGCGAGGTCGACACCGATGCGCTGCGGGCCGCGCTGCCCCTCGACGTTCTCGCCGGAGGTCGACAACTGCCGGTTCAGCGCGATCTGTTCGACCCGCTTGGTCTCGTCGTCGGTCAGCGGATCACGGCCGGTGCCCTTGTCGCCCTCGGCCGGGGCCCCCTCGACGACACCGGGCTCGACGGCCGCCTGCCCCTGGTCCTGTCCCCCCTGCTGCGCGGCCTGGTTGCCGCCACGCAGGCCCCCCGAGCTCTCATCGGCCCCCGCCGAGCCCGGAAGGGTGACTCCGACCATCACGGCCGTCCCGGCCACCGCGATGGCCGCACCCGCCACCACCTTTCCCAGATGGCGGTGCACTATCTTGCGCACATTTCCCCCTACTCCCTCTGTTTCTCCAGGAGTGATCTGAGCCCCACTGGTTCGGCATACGACGTATGCCTGGTCAGCGGGTAAGAGGGACATAAGTCATATGAGGTTCCCTCACTTTCGGGGAGACTCGACTCCGAGTTGCCCCCAGGGGCGCGGCACTACTGGAAGAGTCATATCCATGCAGGTCTGGCCTGGAGAGGCATATCCACTCGGTGCCACGTACGACGGCGCCGGTACCAATTTCGCGGTCTTCTCGGAGGCCGCCGACCGGATCGAGCTGTGTCTGCTGCAGGACGACGGCTCGGAGACGGCGGTGGAACTGCGCGAGAGCGACGCGTTCGTACGGCACGCGTATCTGCCGGGGATCATGCCCGGGCAGCGGTACGGGTTCCGGGTGCACGGGCGGTACGCACCCGAGCGCGGACAGCGCGTCAACTCCGCGAAACTGCTGCTCGATCCGTACGCGCGTGCGATCAGCGGCTCGGTCAAGTGGGGCGAGGAGGTGTACAGCTATCCGTTCGGGGCGCCCGACAAGCGCAACGACCTGGACTCGGCGCCGCACACCATGACCTCGGTCGTGGTCAACCCGTACTTCGACTGGGGCGACGACCGGCGCCCGCGCACCGAGTACCACCACACGGTGATCTACGAGGCCCATGTGAAGGGCCTGACGATGCAGCATCCGGCGCTGCCCGAGGAACTGCGCGGCACCTACGCGGCGCTCGCCCACCCGGCGATCATCGAACACCTGACGGAGCTGGGTGTCACGACGCTGGAGCTGATGCCCGTACACCAGTTCGTGAACGACCACCGGCTGGTGGAGATGGGCCTTGACAACTACTGGGGCTACAACACGATCGGCTTCTTCGCCCCGCACAACACCTACGCGTCCTGGGGCGACCGCGGCCAGCAGGTCCTGGAGTTCAAGTCGGCGGTCCGGGCACTGCACGAGGCCGGGATCGAGGTCATCCTGGACGTGGTCTACAACCACACCGCCGAGGGCAACCATCTGGGCCCGACGCTGTCCTTCAGGGGCCTCGACAACGCCTCGTACTACCGCCTCGCGGACGACCCCCGCTACTACATGGACACCACGGGGACCGGCAACTCGCTCCTCATGCGCTCCCCGCACGTGCTCCAGCTGATCATGGACTCGCTGCGCTACTGGGTCACCGAGATGCACGTCGACGGCTTCCGCTTCGACCTCGCGGCCACGCTGGCCCGCCAGTTCCACGAGGTGGACCGGCTGTCGTCGTTCTTCGACCTGGTGCAGCAGGATCCGGTGGTCTCCCAGGTGAAGCTGATCGCCGAGCCCTGGGACGTCGGCGAGGGCGGCTACCAGGTGGGCAACTTCCCGCCGCTGTGGACCGAGTGGAACGGCAAGTACCGCGACACCGTAAGGGACCTGTGGCGCGGCGAGCCGCGCACGCTGGCGGAGTTCGCCTCCCGTCTGACCGGCTCCTCCGACCTCTACCAGGACGACGGTCGCCGTCCGCTCGCCTCCATCAACTTCGTCACCTGCCACGACGGGTTCACGCTGAACGACCTCGTCTCCTACAACAACAAGCACAACCAGGCCAACGGCGAGGACAACCGCGACGGCGAGAGCCACAACCGGTCCTGGAACTGCGGCGCCGAGGGCGACACCGACGACGAGGCCGTACTCGCGCTGCGGGCCCGTCAGAGGCGCAACTTCATCGCGACGCTGATGCTCTCCCAGGGCGTGCCGATGCTCAGCCACGGCGACGAGTTCGCGCGCACCCAGAACGGCAACAACAACGCCTACTGCCAGGACAGCGAGCTGGCCTGGGTGCCGTGGCCCGAGGACGGCGGCGAGCTGCTGGACTTCACGCGCGCGATGGTGTGGCTGCGCCGCGACCACCCGGTCTTCCGGCGGCGCCGGTTCTTCCACGGCCGTCCCGTCCAGGGCACCCACGACGAACTGTCCGACATCGCCTGGTTCACCCCGGCGGGCACCGAGATGACCCAGCGCGACTGGGGGTCCACGCAGGCGCAGGCGCTGTCGGTCTTCCTCAACGGCAACGCGATCTCCGAACCCGGCCCGCGCGGTGAGCACATCGCCGACGACTCCTTCCTGTTGATGTTCAACGCCTCGCCCAAGCCCCTGGAGTTCGTGGTTCCCGTCAACCACGGGCGGCAGTGGCAGGTGGTCGTCGACACGGCCCTCCCGGACGGGGTGGCGGCGGGCACGGGTGCGAAGGTCCAGGCCGGTGACCGGCTGACCCTGCTCGACCGGAGTCTGACCGTGCTGCAACGGCCCGCGTAGCCGGTCATTCGGGCGTACGTCGATGACACGAAAGAGGGCGAGGCGGGTACGTAGGTTTCCATGACACCTGAGCGTCCCGAACGGGAGATCCCGGCCCCGGTGGTACCCGCCGCACCCACCGCCACCTACCGGCTGCAACTGCAGCCGGAGTTCCCCTTCGGGGCCGCCGAGGCCGCCGTGCCGTACCTGGCCTCGCTCGGCGTCTCCCATCTGCACCTGTCCCCCGTCCTGGAGTCGGTCCCCGGCTCGACGCACGGCTACGACGTGGTGGACCACGCGCGTGTACGGGGTGAACTGGGCGGCGAGGACGGGCTGCGCTCCCTCGCCCGCACGGCACGGGCGCACGGGCTCGGCCTGGTCGTGGACATCGTGCCGAACCACATGGCGATGGCCCCGCGCCACAACCACGCCCTGTGGGAGGTGCTGCGCGAGGGCCCCGAGTCGCCGTACGCGCGCTGGTTCGACGTCGACTGGGACGCCGGGGACGGCCGGCTGCTGCTGCCGGTGCTCGGGGGCCGGCTCGGCTCGGAAATCGGCCACCTGAAGGTGGACGGCGACGTACTGCGCTACCACGACCACGTGTTTCCGCTGCGCGAGGGCACCGCGGGGCTGCCGCTGCCGGAGCTCCTCGACGCGCAGTGGTACCGCCCGGCCTGGTGGCGGCTGGCCCGCACCGACCTCAACTACCGCCGCTTCTTCAGCATTTCGGAACTCATCGGAGTGCGGGTCGAGGACCCGGAGGTGTTCACGGCGACCCACGCGAAGCTCCTGGAGCTGCTGGACGAGGGCGTGGTCGAGGGACTGCGCATCGACCATCCGGACGGCCTGGCGAACCCGGACGCCTATCTGCGCCGCCTCCACGAGGCGACCGGCGGGCGCTGGACGGTGGTCGAGAAGATCCTCGCGGACGGCGAGCCGCTGCCCGCCGCCTGGCCCGTGGCGGGCACCACGGGCTACGACGCCCTGCGGCACGTCGACGGCCTCTTCACGGACCCGGCGGGCGCGGGGGAACTCCTCGGCCAGTACCGGCGGTTCGCGGCCCCTCAGGCCGACCGGGGTGGCCGCTGGGAGGCGACGGTGCGCCGGGCGGCCTACAAGGTGATCACGCACGAGCTGGCGACGGAGTTCGACCGCCTCACGCGCGTGGCGAGCGGGCTGTGCGCCGCCTCTCCCGACCCGGAACCGCGCGATCACGCCCCCTGGGCCCTGGGCACCGCGCTGCGGGAGCTCCTGGTGCGCGTCGAGGTGTACCGGCCGTATCCGTCCACGGACGCCTCCCTGGTCGTGACGGAGGAGGCCGCCGAAGAGGCCCGGGCGGTCTTCACGGTGCCAGAGGAGGCGCACGCCGTGGACGTCGTACGGGACCTGCTGCTCGGGCGGGCCGGTGACGGGCCCGCGCACGCGGAGTTCCGGGCCCGGTTCGCGCAGACCTCGTCGGCGCTGCGGGCGAAGTCCGTGGAGGACACCGCGTTCTACCGCTATGTGCCCCTGTTGTCGGCCAACGAGGTGGGCGGGAACCCGGGCGCTCCGGCCGTCTCCCCGGAGGACTTCCACGCCTACTGCGCGCGTGTGCAGCGCGACTGGCCCGCCACCGGCACCGCCCTGTCGACGCACGACACCAAACGCAGCGCCGACGTCCGCGCCGCCCTCTCGGTGCTCACCCAGTGCCCCGAGCGATGGGCGGACGTGCTGGCCGAGGTGACCCGCGAGGGGGCGACGGGCGTACCCGACCCCCAGCTCGCGTGGGCCGCGTGGCAGACGGTGTTCGGGCTGGGTCCGGCCGACGCGGAACGCGTTCAGGGGGCACTGCTCAAACACGTCCGGGAGGCCGGGCTGCACACC is a window of Streptomyces mirabilis DNA encoding:
- the treY gene encoding malto-oligosyltrehalose synthase, translating into MTPERPEREIPAPVVPAAPTATYRLQLQPEFPFGAAEAAVPYLASLGVSHLHLSPVLESVPGSTHGYDVVDHARVRGELGGEDGLRSLARTARAHGLGLVVDIVPNHMAMAPRHNHALWEVLREGPESPYARWFDVDWDAGDGRLLLPVLGGRLGSEIGHLKVDGDVLRYHDHVFPLREGTAGLPLPELLDAQWYRPAWWRLARTDLNYRRFFSISELIGVRVEDPEVFTATHAKLLELLDEGVVEGLRIDHPDGLANPDAYLRRLHEATGGRWTVVEKILADGEPLPAAWPVAGTTGYDALRHVDGLFTDPAGAGELLGQYRRFAAPQADRGGRWEATVRRAAYKVITHELATEFDRLTRVASGLCAASPDPEPRDHAPWALGTALRELLVRVEVYRPYPSTDASLVVTEEAAEEARAVFTVPEEAHAVDVVRDLLLGRAGDGPAHAEFRARFAQTSSALRAKSVEDTAFYRYVPLLSANEVGGNPGAPAVSPEDFHAYCARVQRDWPATGTALSTHDTKRSADVRAALSVLTQCPERWADVLAEVTREGATGVPDPQLAWAAWQTVFGLGPADAERVQGALLKHVREAGLHTSWTEQKPAYEESVASFVAAGPCGPPGRRVADFRASLAPHVRANVLGAALVQLTMPGVPDVYQGTEGEYLALVDPDNREPFTPLEQTSAKTALTTAALRLRGRRPEVFGDAATYVPLPAEGPGAAHCTAFVRSGEVISAVTRLSLRLAEAGGWRDTRLALPEGRWADVLAPEREFTGHTRVAELFERLPVVLLERVSAGGPAGSGESG
- the glgX gene encoding glycogen debranching protein GlgX, whose translation is MQVWPGEAYPLGATYDGAGTNFAVFSEAADRIELCLLQDDGSETAVELRESDAFVRHAYLPGIMPGQRYGFRVHGRYAPERGQRVNSAKLLLDPYARAISGSVKWGEEVYSYPFGAPDKRNDLDSAPHTMTSVVVNPYFDWGDDRRPRTEYHHTVIYEAHVKGLTMQHPALPEELRGTYAALAHPAIIEHLTELGVTTLELMPVHQFVNDHRLVEMGLDNYWGYNTIGFFAPHNTYASWGDRGQQVLEFKSAVRALHEAGIEVILDVVYNHTAEGNHLGPTLSFRGLDNASYYRLADDPRYYMDTTGTGNSLLMRSPHVLQLIMDSLRYWVTEMHVDGFRFDLAATLARQFHEVDRLSSFFDLVQQDPVVSQVKLIAEPWDVGEGGYQVGNFPPLWTEWNGKYRDTVRDLWRGEPRTLAEFASRLTGSSDLYQDDGRRPLASINFVTCHDGFTLNDLVSYNNKHNQANGEDNRDGESHNRSWNCGAEGDTDDEAVLALRARQRRNFIATLMLSQGVPMLSHGDEFARTQNGNNNAYCQDSELAWVPWPEDGGELLDFTRAMVWLRRDHPVFRRRRFFHGRPVQGTHDELSDIAWFTPAGTEMTQRDWGSTQAQALSVFLNGNAISEPGPRGEHIADDSFLLMFNASPKPLEFVVPVNHGRQWQVVVDTALPDGVAAGTGAKVQAGDRLTLLDRSLTVLQRPA
- a CDS encoding Tat pathway signal sequence domain protein, translated to MRKIVHRHLGKVVAGAAIAVAGTAVMVGVTLPGSAGADESSGGLRGGNQAAQQGGQDQGQAAVEPGVVEGAPAEGDKGTGRDPLTDDETKRVEQIALNRQLSTSGENVEGQRGPQRIGVDLADPEENELDDPNAPRRADVTFYDYKDDSLVTKTVNLDSGKVERTDTQHGVQPPISRDEMVEAAKLLIADPLGAGLRADYKDATGKELTSPDQLTLNSMVYRATSGAQPALLAKCGEHRCVRLFPKVKNGSWIDARELVIDLSARKVGKLG